The proteins below come from a single Metarhizium brunneum chromosome 1, complete sequence genomic window:
- the cnd2 gene encoding Condensin complex subunit 2: MHSRKALHEKQINEIKAAATPRKASLRLDDIENASPGSALGTPRGGRIGEITEEVMVGGVSVTPIKRVPILANFEEWMKMATDNKINATNSWNFALIDYFHDMSLLKEGDGVNFQKASCTLDGCVKIYTNRVDSVATETGKLLSGLADSSSKKKGRDGEDAEGDESEDELDEDGNPKKKSKKKTQRSSEATLAPSFSALQLKKFELEFTVDPLFKKASADFDEGGAKGLLLNHLMIDSQGRIVFDSSDDSGDVAPMEKNDEMEDADPDTDEADITAQLEERLGEESSKEDEEPTVEIDLVSLGQKFLPSLSQLDGLDVCPSLKNFDLGDSSGSMDIPFLRAPDDWRDQDKNHAAGDHSGMLIDDDAPIEFDDDDLGLGSFDIGGDVAFGEGGEAWARDAALAPQMRIYDAEMGDDGVDGDGFDDNGEYIVSMVKPRNADKMHEDILGFFDQALQKNWSSAEHWRIRKIKDANKPAGETKKRKEKEPFEIDFASPLESTMANIIHTPASSNSVISMPKKDWKSKSRNLLPDDKHFNSKSLLSLFLKPKARLSARRIVGGFGPRMGYGQDQKDDNQQIEMDEAFWAKQKGPEDTALPEGDYDANFFQDDGLPFPGGDDADDDDLEFADAREHLSPDGDPGMTEAGGITAMLGGETFTNAAFGHTLVTSTRRIRPEYVNYARKATKVDVRRLMKEIWKGMAFDQIDIPPEERTSMTASSEAEEKPLPPEDDPTLNFTEVMNGLKSVYPKSAMNDISTSYCFISLLHLANEKGLVIDKSENLEELKIRKDWTAKVSEGGE; the protein is encoded by the exons ATGCATTCAAGAAAAGCCCTACACGAAAAACAGATCAATGAGATCAAGGCAGCGGCGACGCCCCGGAAAGCCAGCTTGAGGCTGGATGATATCGAAAATGCGTCGCCAGGCTCGGCCCTCGGTACGCCTCGAGGGGGGCGGATAGGCGAAATCACTGAAGAAGTCATGGTAGGAGGTGTATCGGTGACGCCTATCAAGCGGGTTCCGATTCTCGCCAACTTCGAAGaatggatgaagatggcaacaGATAACAAAATCAACGCAACCAACTCATGGAACTTCGCCTTAATCGACTACTTCCACGACATGTCTTTATTGAAGGAAGGTGATGGTGTCAATTTCCAAAAAGCCAGCTGCACTTTAGATGGGTGTGTCAAGATTTACACAAACCGAGTCGACAGTGTCGCTACCGAAACTGGCAAGCTGCTGAGCGGCCTGGCTGATagcagcagcaagaagaAAGGGCGAGATGGCGAAGACGCAGAAGGGGACGAAAGCGAGGACGAGTTGGATGAGGACGGCAACCCTAAAaagaagtccaagaagaag ACACAAAGATCATCAGAGGCTACGCTGGCTCCCTCATTCAGCGCGCTACAGCTGAAGAAGTTTGAGCTTGAATTTACTGTCGATCCTCTTTTCAAAAAGGCATCGGCGGATTTTGACGAGGGTGGTGCCAAGGGCTTGCTACTTAACCATCTAATGATCGACTCTCAAGGGCGGATTGTTTTCGATAGCAGTGACGATTCCGGCGATGTTGCCCCCATGGAGAAGAATGACGAAATGGAAGACGCAGACCCAGATACTGACGAAGCTGATATTACTGCGCAGCTCGAGGAGCGGTTAGGAGAAGAAAGTTCAAAGGAAGATGAGGAGCCAACGGTCGAAATTGATCTTGTATCTCTGGGCCAGAAGTTTTTGCCCAGTCTGAGCCAACTTGATGGGCTGGATGTGTGCCCGTCTCTCAAGAACTTTGATCTCGGAGATTCATCAGGCTCTATGGATATCCCTTTCTTGAGAGCCCCGGATGACTGGAGAGACCAGGACAAGAATCACGCGGCGGGAGATCATTCTGGCATGCTtattgacgacgacgctccCATCGAATTCGACGATGACGACTTAggccttggcagcttcgACATTGGCGGCGATGTTGCGTTCGGCGAAGGTGGCGAGGCTTGGGCCCGTGATGCGGCCCTCGCACCGCAAATGAGAATATACGATGCAGAGATGGGCGACGATGGTGTGGACGGGGACGGTTTCGACGACAACGGCGAATACATCGTGTCCATGGTTAAGCCTCGAAATGCTGATAAGATGCATGAGGATATTCTTGGATTCTTCGATCAAGCTTTACAGAAGAACTGGAGCAGCGCGGAACATTGGCGAATACGTAAGATCAAGGACGCTAATAAGCCAGCCGGCGAGACAAAAAAACGCAAAGAGAAGGAGCCGTTTGAGATTGATTTTGCTTCACCGCTTGAGTCAACCATGGCAAACATAATCCATACACCAGCTTCTAGCAACTCAGTGATCAGTATGCCAAAGAAGGACTGGAAGTCGAAGTCGAGGAATCTGCTTCCTGATGACAAACATTTCAATTCCAAGTCACTTTTGAGTCTCTTCCTAAAACCGAAAGCCCGATTATCAGCCCGCCGAATTGTGGGTGGGTTTGGCCCACGGATGGGCTACGGGCAGGATCAGAAGGATGACAACCAACAGATTGAAATGGATGAGGCTTTCTGGGCAAAACAAAAGGGCCCCGAGGACACGGCACTCCCTGAAGGCGACTACGATGCCAACTTCTTCCAGGACGATGGCTTGCCTTTCCCAGGAGGTGATGACGCAGATGACGACGATCTTGAGTTTGCTGATGCTCGTGAGCACTTATCACCCGATGGGGATCCAGGCATGACGGAAGCTGGAGGTATCACTGCCATGTTAGGAGGAGAGACATTCACAAATGCGGCGTTTGGTCACACCCTCGTGACTTCGACAAGAAGGATAAGGCCAGAATACGTCAATTACGCGCGTAAAGCCACAAAGGTTGATGTACGGCGCCTGATGAAGGAAATCTGGAAAGGCATGGCCTTTGACCAGATCGAC ATCCCGCCCGAGGAGAGAACGTCAATGACAGCTTCTTCTGAAGCAGAAGAGAAGCCGCTGCCTCCAGAAGACGACCCAACTCTCAACTTTACTGAGGTTATGAATGGCCTGAAATCAGTATACCCCAAGTCTGCCATGAATGACATATCAACTTCATACTGCTTTATCTCCCTGCTGCACTTGGCAAACGAAAAAGGTCTTGTGATTGATAAATCAGAAAACCTGGAAGAGCTGAAGATTCGGAAGGACTGGACAGCCAAGGTAAGCGAGGGTGGCGAGTAA
- the NIK1 gene encoding Histidine protein kinase, with the protein MVDDSMLVAVAEVVSSLAADPRPSSSLSSSIGSRVTLPGPETAAKRALEIELQKLSLRVGQLENRASASATAVFPETPNEVNDSIFGDDAGSSPAGNRGAISNKSKLAHAHQGSLDCPKLLPRQLTKEALEGLRDHVDDQSKLLDNQRQELAGVNAQLLEQKELQERALAMLEQERVATLERELWKHQKANEAFQKALREIGEIVTAVARGDLTMKVRMNTVEMDPEITTFKRTINAMMDQLQIFASEVSRVAREVGTEGLLGGQARIGGVDGTWKELTDNVNVMAQNLTDQVREIASVTTAVAHGDLTKKIERPARGEILQLQQTINTMVDQLRTFASEVTRVARDVGTEGILGGQADVGGVQGMWNDLTVNVNAMANNLTTQVRDIIKVTTAVAKGDLTQKVQADCRGEIFELKSTINSMVDQLSQFAREVTKIAREVGTEGRLGGQATVHDVEGTWRDLTENVNGMAMNLTTQVREIAKVTTAVAKGDLTKKIGVEVKGEILELKNTINQMVDRLGTFAVEVSKVAREVGTDGTLGGQAQVANVEGKWKDLTENVNTMASNLTVQVRSISAVTQAIANGDMSQTIDVQASGEIQVLKETINNMVSRLSSFCYEVQRVAKDVGVDGKMGAQADVAGLNGRWKEITTDVNTMASNLTTQVRAFSDITNLATDGDFTKLVDVEASGEMDELKRKINQMISNLRDSIQRNTQAREAAELANKTKSEFLANMSHEIRTPMNGIIGMTQLTLDTDLTQYQREMLNIVNNLANSLLTIIDDILDLSKIEARRMVVEEIPYTLRGTVFNALKTLAVKANEKFLDLTYKVDSSVPDHVIGDSFRLRQIILNLVGNAIKFTEHGEVSLTIKERVNQHEVGMGEYAIEFVVEDTGIGIAKDKLNLIFDTFQQADGSMTRKFGGTGLGLSISKRLVNLMGGDLWVLSEAGKGSQFHFTCKVRLAADDTEGTLKQLKPYRGHQVLFVDKAQSGSGADIKDMLEQIGLHPVVVDSEKSSALTRLKAGGALPYDAILVDSIDTARRLRAVDDFKYLPIVLLAPIVHVSLKSCLDLGITSYMTTPCTLVDLGNGMVPALENRATPSLADNTKSLEILLAEDNTVNQRLAVKILEKYHHVVTVVGNGWEAVEAVKEKKFDVILMDVQMPIMGGFEATGKIRDYERGMGTHRTPIIALTAHAMMGDREKCIQAQMDEYLSKPLQQNHLIQTILKCATLGGPLLEKNRERELAIQADAKSRNSKTGEQGLLRPGLENRSMTTREPVANKEGESPSIMSTEEDGPWARQRRDLSDMRSISG; encoded by the exons ATGGTCGACGACTCCATGTTGGTGGCGGTAGCTGAGGTCGTGTCCTCTCTTGCCGCCGACCCcaggccgtcttcttctttatcTTCCAGTATCGGGTCCCGAGTCACCCTTCCTGGCCCTGAAACCGCCGCCAAACGAGCTCTAGAGATCGAACTCCAAAAACTATCCCTTCGAGTGGGACAGCTGGAGAACAGAGCAAGTGCATCGGCCACGGCCGTATTTCCCGAAACGCCAAATGAAGTCAACGACTCCATCTTTGGTGACGACGCAGGCTCATCGCCCGCGGGCAACCGAGGGGCAATTTCAAACAAGTCGAAATTGGCCCATGCGCATCAAGGTAGCTTGGATTGTCCGAAACTTTTGCCTCGCCAGCTGACCAAGGAAGCCCTGGAAGGACTGCGAGACCATGTGGACGACCAGTCCAAGCTCCTCGATAACCAACGACAGGAGCTGGCTGGCGTCAACGCCCAACTTCTCGAACAAAAGGAGCTGCAAGAACGGGCTCTCGCCATGCTTGAGCAAGAGCGTGTGGCTACACTTGAGCGGGAGCTCTGGAAACACCAAAAAGCCAACGAGGCTTTCCAAAAGGCCCTGCGAGAAATTGGTGAAATCgtcaccgccgtcgcccgtGGTGACTTGACCATGAAGGTCCGCATGAATACAGTCGAAATGGACCCCGAAATTACAACCTTCAAGCGAACCATTAATGCAATGATGGATCAGCTGCAAATCTTTGCCAGCGAAGTATCTCGGGTCGCCCGTGAAGTCGGTACGGAAGGTTTACTTGGAGGTCAGGCCCGTATCGGCGGTGTCGACGGAACATGGAAGGAGTTGACAGATAATG TAAACGTAATGGCTCAAAACCTCACCGATCAAG TGCGTGAAATCGCTTCCGTCACGACAGCTGTCGCACACGGCGACTTgaccaagaagattgaacGACCAGCCAGAGGTGAAATTCTTCAACTTCAGCAAACCATTAACACCATGGTGGATCAGCTGCGAACTTTTGCTTCTGAAGTTACCCGAGTCGCCAGAGACGTCGGGACTGAAGGTATTCTGGGTGGTCAAGCCGATGTTGGGGGTGTGCAGGGCATGTGGAATGATTTGACTGTCAACGtcaatgccatggccaacaatTTGACGACTCAAGTGCGAGACATTATTAAGGTCACCACAGCTGTCGCAAAGGGAGATCTCACCCAGAAGGTGCAGGCCGACTGCAGGGGCGAAATCTTTGAACTCAAGTCTACGATCAACTCAATGGTGGACCAACTCTCTCAATTCGCCAGGGAAGTCACCAAAATTGCGCGAGAAGTCGGTACTGAGGGCCGCCTCGGTGGACAAGCCACTGTACATGATGTTGAAGGAACCTGGAGAGATCTGACGGAGAATGTAAatggcatggccatgaaCTTGACAACGCAAGTGCGAGAGATTGCAAAAGTCACCACCGCCGTTGCCAAGGGCGACCTGACCAAGAAAATCGGCGTCGAGGTCAAGGGTGAAATTCTGGAACTAAAGAATACTATTAATCAAATGGTAGATCGTCTGGGCACATTTGCCGTGGAGGTAAGCAAGGTGGCGCGAGAAGTCGGCACGGATGGCACGCTAGGTGGCCAGGCACAAGTCGCCAATGTTGAGGGTAAATGGAAAGATCTCACCGAAAATGTCAACACAATGGCTTCAAACCTGACGGTTCAGGTGAGAAGTATATCTGCTGTCACACAGGCTATTGCGAACGGAGACATGAGTCAAACGATTGACGTGCAAGCCAGTGGGGAAATACAAGTATTAAAAGAAACCATTAACAACATGGTGTCACGACTGTCAAGTTTCTGTTACGAGGTGCAACGAGTCGCCAAGGAcgttggtgttgatggaaaGATGGGTGCTCAAGCTGACGTTGCTGGCCTGAACGGACGATGGAAGGAAATCACCACGGACGTGAACACAATGGCTAGTAACTTGACCACCCAAGTGCGAGCCTTCTCCGATATCACGAATTTAGCGACTGACGGAGACTTTACCAAactcgtcgacgtcgaagcGTCTGGCGAAATGGACGAGCTGAAGCGGAAGATCAATCAAATGATTTCAAACCTGCGAGACAGTATTCAGAGAAACACGCAGGCAAGAGAGGCTGCCGAATTGGCCAACAAAACCAAATCTGAATTTTTGGCAAACATGTCTCATGAAATTCGAACGCCCATGAATGGTATTATCGGCATGACTCAACTGACGCTCGACACCGACTTGACGCAGTACCAACGCGAGATGCTCAATATCGTCAACAACCTTGCCAACAGTCTATTGACGATTATCGACGACATCTTGGATCTTTCCAAGATCGAGGCTAGGAGAATGGTGGTTGAAGAGATCCCGTATACGTTGCGAGGAACTGTTTTCAATGCCCTCAAGACTCTGGCCGTCAAGGCAAATGAGAAGTTTTTGGACCTTACCTACAAGGTGGACAGTTCCGTTCCTGACCATGTGATCGGAGACTCGTTCCGTCTTAGGCAGATTATTCTCAACCTTGTGGGCAACGCCATTAAGTTTACAGAGCATGGCGAAGTAAGTCTCACTATCAAAGAGAGGGTGAATCAGCACGAGGTAGGCATGGGAGAGTATGCAATCGAGTTTGTCGTGGAAGATACCGGTATTGGCATAGCCAAGGACAAACTCAATCTCATTTTCGATACATTCCAGCAAGCCGATGGTTCCATGACTCGCAAGTTTGGTGGCACAGGTCTCGGCTTATCCATCTCAAAACGTCTGGTTAACCTCATGGGAGGTGACCTCTGGGTGCTCAGTGAGGCTGGCAAGGGCAGCCAGTTTCATTTTACGTGCAAAGTCAGACTCGCTGCCGACGATACGGAAGGCACCCTTAAACAGCTCAAGCCTTATCGTGGTCACCAGGTTCTGTTTGTCGATAAGGCCCAGTCAGGCTCTGGTGCAGATATCAAGGACATGTTGGAGCAAATTGGGCTGCACCCTGTTGTGGTTGATTCCGAGAAGAGCTCTGCTCTCACCAGGCTCAAGGCGGGCGGCGCATTGCCATATGATGCCATACTTGTCGACTCAATCGACACAGCGAGAAGACTGAGAGCAGTAGATGACTTCAAGTACCTGCCGATCGTTCTCTTGGCACCTATCGTCCATGTCAGTCTGAAATCATGCCTCGATCTAGGTATCACCTCGTACATGACAACACCATGCACGCTGGTCGATCTCGGTAACGGCATGGTACCCGCGCTCGAGAACAGAGCAACCCCATCGTTGGCTGATAATACCAAGTCGTTGGAGATTTTACTCGCCGAGGACAACACTGTGAATCAGCGACTAGCCGTCAAGATTTTAGAGAAATACCATCATGTGGTTACTGTCGTGGGTAATGGGTGGGAGGCTGTCGAAGCtgtcaaggagaagaagtttGACGTCATCCTGATGGATGTTCAAATGCCTATCATG GGGGGATTCGAAGCTACTGGCAAGATCCGAGACTACGAACGTGGTATGGGCACACACAGAACTCCAATCATTGCCTTGACAGCGCACGCCATGATGGGTGATCGTGAGAAGTGTATCCAGGCTCAGATGGACGAGTATCTCTCCAAACCACTACAACAAAATCACCTGATCCAAACTATTCTCAAGTGCGCCACGCTAGGAGGGCCATTATTGGAGAAGAATAGGGAGAGAGAGCTTGCAATTCAGGCCGATGCAAAGTCGAGAAACAGTAAAACAGGGGAACAAGGGTTGCTTCGTCCGGGACTAGAGAACCGGTCCATGACCACGCGAGAACCAGTGGCAAACAAAGAAGGAGAGAGTCCTTCCATCATGTCCACAGAAGAGGACGGCCCCTGGGCTAGGCAGCGACGTGATCTTTCTGACATGCGTAGCATCTCAGGTTAG
- the pmm1 gene encoding Phosphomannomutase encodes MAATKPSYPPLEERPLKDTICLFDVDGTLTPARLDASPEILSTLAALRQKCAIGFVGGSDLNKQQEQIGKPAGNVPVTTLFDFCFAENGLTAYKLGQALPSNSFIKWIGEDKYKQLVNFILHHVADLDIPVKRGTFVEFRNGMINVSPVGRNATTQERNDFEAFDKGAGVRRAFVRALKEKFPDLDLTYSIGGQISFDVFPAGWDKTYCLKHLEAEAQKPGGVAYKNIHFFGDKAFEGGNDWEIYSDPRTIGHAVKSPEDTIRILKETFGL; translated from the exons ATGGCCGCTACAAAGCCCAGCTACCCCCCCCTCGAGGAGCGTCCGCTCAAGGACACAATCTGCCTGTTTGACGTGGACGGGACCCTGACGCCCGCCCGCCTG GACGCATCACCCGAGATCCTCTCCACGCTCGCCGCCCTCCGGCAGAAATGCGCcatcggcttcgtcggcggctcCGACCTCAAcaagcagcaagagcaaaTCGGCAAGCCGGCAGGCAACGTGCCCGTCACGACGCTCTTCGACTTCTGCTTCGCCGAGAACGGCCTGACGGCGTACAAGCTGGGCCAGGCGCTGCCGTCCaacagcttcatcaagtggatcggcgaggacaagtacaagcagctcgtcaacttcatcctgCACCACGTGGCGGACCTCGACATCCCCGTCAAGCGCGGCACCTTTGTCGAGTTCCGCAACGGCATGATCAACGTGTCCCCCGTCGGGAGGAACGCCACCACCCAGGAGAGGAACGACTTCGAGGCCTTTGACAAGGGCGCCGGCGTGAGGAGGGCCTTTGTCCGGGCCCTGAAGGAAAAGTTCCCCGACCTCGACCTGACCTACTCCATCGGCGGGCAGATCTCCTTCGACGTCTTCCCCGCCGGCTGGGACAAGACGTACTGCCTCAAGCacctcgaggccgaggcccaGAAGCCCGGCGGCGTCGCGTACAAGAATATCCACTTCTTTGGCGACAAGGCGTTTGAGGGCGGCAACGACTGGGAGATTTACTCTGACCCCAGGACTATTGGCCATGCCGTCAAGTCCCCCGAGGACACTATCCGCATTTTGAAGGAGACTTTTGGACTCTAG
- the HMG20A gene encoding High mobility group protein 20A, with the protein MTQELERIFADLGLSQYLNAFIDQGFDAWDTILDIQESDLDALGVKLGHRRKLQRRIANARGIAPSVSLSSSVKPGSDESKQDEVKRDSSRTVAESNGVTKRKYRRHPKPDENSPERPPSAYVLFSNRMRETLKDHNLTFTEIAKLVGENWQSLQPEEKDVFESQANAAKEKYNRELTEYKKTPEYRKYSQYLHDFKERQAKQYKGQDGSKRAKVEPARLRHGSTSSSATPNTTNSSASGSNSERLRGSEPPPTRRECVDSTTSLAESPHSSAAPTPMSAQNSYDDAGPSPRAMQFDNGSPTDAHQPSRHQPTMRGRGRADSMQQHLPSLSDMLDARQKAIVHPVADGLSYPSRPANSSTRTSLDSASLLSAGRTPTLRHESSSNGTNISGSSMGSFGRPPGEGPLPIHALLSDRTLVGSSVHEQQPNPILNGATGPMNTQQSLVGFAHGPSGYGFQSDSSPFHHMRVEQSSEGDVVMTTDETLAPQRQSRGTKDNLDGMNALLRAGEIVGRGERR; encoded by the exons ATGACTCAAGAACTGGAACGAATTTTCGCAGACTTGGGCTTGTCCCAATATCTCAATGCATTTATTGACCAAGGCTTTGATGCTTGGGACACTATTCTTGATATCCAAGAGTCTGACCT AGATGCCCTGGGTGTCAAATTAGGCCATCGAAGA AAGTTGCAACGGCGTATCGCAAATGCGAGGGGGATTGCGCCTAGTGTATCATTGAGCTCGTCTGTTAAGCCGGGATCCGATGAATCAAAGCAAGACGAGGTGAAGCGAGATTCGTCCCGAACTGTCGCCGAGTCCAATGGCGTCACCAAGAGGAAATACCGACGGCATCCCAAG CCAGATGAAAATTCCCCCGAGAGACCGCCGTCGGCATATGTTTTGTTCTCAAACA GAATGAGAGAAACCCTCAAAGACCACAATCTCACATTCACAGAGATTGCTAAGTTAGTAGGAGAAAACTGGCAGAGCCTCCAACCTGAAGAAAAGGACGTTTTTGAGAGCCAGGCCAATGCCGCGAAAGAGAAATATAATCGAGAATTGACAGAATACAAGAAGACCCCGGAATATCGCAAGTATTCGCAGTATCTCCATGACTTCAAAGAGAGACAGGCCAAGCAATATAAAG GGCAAGATGGTTCGAAGAGAGCCAAGGTTGAGCCTGCCAGACTGCGTCATGGTAGTACGAGTAGCAGTGCAACACCAAACACCACAAACTCCAGCGCCAGTGGTAGCAACAGCGAGCGCCTTCGGGGTAGTGAACCGCCACCAACACGACGAGAATGTGTAGATTCCACAACATCGCTTGCCGAATCGCCTCATTCTTCGGCTGCACCAACGCCAATGTCGGCCCAGAATTCGTATGATGACGCTGGACCATCTCCACGGGCAATGCAGTTCGATAACGGGAGCCCAACAGATGCTCATCAGCCTTCCCGGCATCAGCCCACGATGCGTGGGAGAGGTCGGGCTGATTCAATGCAACAACACCTGCCATCCCTTTCCGACATGTTAGATGCTAGACAAAAGGCGATTGTTCACCCGGTTGCTGACGGGCTCTCGTACCCTAGTCGACCAGCAAATAGCTCCACGCGTACGTCTCTTGATAGTGCATCTCTTCTCTCTGCGGGGCGAACTCCTACCTTGAGGCACGAGTCCTCATCGAATGGCACAAATATATCAGGCAGTTCGATGGGGAGTTTTGGTCGACCACCGGGGGAAGGTCCGTTACCAATTCATGCTTTGCTCTCGGATCGCACCTTGGTTGGATCTTCAGTCCATGAACAACAACCCAACCCAATTCTTAACGGCGCTACTGGTCCCATGAATACGCAGCAGTCTCTCGTTGGCTTTGCCCATGGTCCCAGCGGTTATG GCTTTCAATCCGACTCATCGCCGTTCCATCACATGAGGGTCGAACAGTCGAGTGAAGGAGACGTGGTCATGACAACTGATGAGACGCTGGCGCCACAAAGGCAATCTCGCGGAACAAAGGATAACCTCGACGGTATGAATGCTCTATTGCGAGCTGGCGAAATTGTTGGACGTGGTGAGCGGCGGTAA